A genome region from Candidatus Methylacidiphilales bacterium includes the following:
- a CDS encoding four helix bundle protein, with product MGQDHTFDHEKLRVYQAALDFVVWTTDFLSEMDVKASFKDQLDRASTSVVLNIAEGNAKWTSNDRARFLRIAMGSALECAACLDVAVAKKAIEAAKTVRGKELLRAVVAMLTGLLQDSASRLREEP from the coding sequence AACTTCGGGTCTATCAAGCAGCCCTTGACTTCGTAGTTTGGACGACGGATTTCTTGTCGGAAATGGATGTAAAGGCTTCGTTCAAGGATCAGTTGGACCGGGCTTCGACCAGCGTTGTTCTCAATATCGCGGAAGGAAATGCCAAATGGACGTCGAACGACCGTGCGCGGTTTCTGCGAATTGCCATGGGTTCGGCCTTGGAGTGTGCGGCTTGTTTGGATGTGGCTGTTGCCAAGAAAGCAATCGAGGCCGCGAAGACTGTCCGTGGGAAAGAATTGCTGAGAGCGGTGGTCGCCATGTTGACCGGATTATTGCAGGATTCGGCCTCACGTTTGAGGGAAGAGCCATGA
- a CDS encoding MFS transporter has product MNPTREQITFRLERIRAVASGVVEPLGGTFFLMIAIKFYGAGDTAQAIAATGGSAGLLLGPPVVSWVQGTGWPVNRVLAGFQLALAFFLLLAAWVPWLPVYVAAGLVTLTLLTAAVPLATEFYQQNYPPERRGTLFSISSTIRLGFAAVVTWAAGEWMVRDPANFRALFTLMAAAAAISGWLLARSPGDPLDRSSGSHPFRALSHLGRDKAFRWLIVIWMFMGFGNLMMTPLRVKFLVEPHFGFAYSEAQAAFLIGVVPSVVIFCLTWWWGKLFDRINFFVLRAFLNITFLLSNLFFFLVGHYWGFLVGMLLLGVSFAGGNVAWSLWVTKIARPEHVADYMSVHTFMTGLRGVVAPMLAVYLASVLPMPWIVALSSLLILVSLALIGPELNHWHRRRKAQPVAEGIAE; this is encoded by the coding sequence ATGAATCCGACCCGTGAGCAAATCACCTTCCGCCTGGAGCGCATCCGGGCGGTGGCCAGCGGGGTCGTGGAGCCCTTGGGTGGGACCTTTTTCCTGATGATCGCCATCAAGTTTTACGGGGCGGGCGATACAGCGCAGGCGATTGCGGCCACGGGGGGCTCGGCGGGATTGTTGCTCGGACCGCCGGTGGTTTCGTGGGTTCAGGGTACGGGGTGGCCGGTGAACCGGGTCTTGGCGGGATTCCAACTGGCCTTGGCGTTCTTCCTTCTTCTGGCCGCATGGGTCCCCTGGTTGCCGGTCTATGTGGCAGCGGGGTTGGTGACATTGACGTTGTTGACCGCTGCTGTGCCGCTGGCGACGGAGTTTTACCAGCAGAATTACCCCCCGGAGCGAAGGGGGACGTTGTTCAGCATTTCTTCGACCATCCGGCTGGGTTTTGCCGCTGTGGTGACCTGGGCGGCGGGGGAATGGATGGTGCGTGACCCGGCAAATTTCCGTGCGCTCTTCACCCTGATGGCGGCGGCGGCTGCGATCTCCGGCTGGTTGTTGGCGCGGAGTCCCGGCGATCCCCTGGATCGATCCTCAGGCAGCCACCCGTTCCGTGCCCTGAGCCATCTGGGCCGCGACAAGGCTTTCCGCTGGCTCATCGTCATCTGGATGTTCATGGGTTTTGGCAACCTGATGATGACCCCGTTGCGGGTCAAGTTCCTGGTCGAGCCCCACTTCGGTTTCGCCTACAGCGAGGCCCAGGCGGCCTTCCTCATCGGGGTGGTGCCTTCGGTGGTGATTTTTTGCCTCACTTGGTGGTGGGGGAAATTATTCGACCGGATCAACTTTTTCGTCCTGCGGGCCTTTCTCAACATCACCTTCCTGCTTTCCAATCTGTTCTTCTTCCTGGTCGGGCATTATTGGGGATTCCTGGTGGGGATGTTGCTGCTGGGGGTTTCCTTTGCCGGGGGCAACGTGGCCTGGAGCCTATGGGTGACGAAAATCGCCCGGCCCGAGCATGTGGCGGATTACATGTCGGTGCACACCTTCATGACCGGTCTGAGGGGGGTGGTGGCCCCGATGCTGGCGGTTTATCTGGCGAGCGTGCTGCCCATGCCCTGGATTGTCGCTTTGAGCAGTCTGTTGATTCTGGTCTCGCTGGCCCTGATCGGTCCCGAACTGAACCACTGGCACCGCCGTCGCAAGGCCCAGCCGGTGGCGGAAGGCATTGCCGAGTGA